One window from the genome of Paenibacillus azoreducens encodes:
- a CDS encoding AAA family ATPase, with protein sequence MSTPSIQPQDIAPELLERVIARVGTVIVGKETQIRLAVMSMLCGGHVLLEDMPGVGKTMLVRALAACLGASFGRIQFTYDLMPADVTGTSVYRQHTGTFEFRPGPIMSNLVLGDELNRASPRTQSALLEAMEEGRVTVDGHTYPLPRPFLLLATQNPLQFEGTYRLPEAQLDRFLMRIQLGYPEPQQEIELLSRMQGGHPLERLKPVMLAEEMVRMQREVKGVFVDDSIKLMLVQAADASRRHAKVQLGISPRGTLAWMQASQAAAYMAGRSYVIPDDVKITAVPVLAHRLLLSHEAVLAGTKNEDVVLELLAAITIPLASRKGAKP encoded by the coding sequence TTGTCTACTCCTTCTATACAACCCCAGGACATTGCTCCTGAACTTCTGGAGCGGGTAATCGCCCGCGTAGGAACCGTGATCGTCGGGAAGGAAACCCAAATCCGGCTTGCCGTCATGTCGATGCTGTGCGGAGGGCATGTGCTGCTGGAAGATATGCCCGGCGTGGGTAAAACGATGCTGGTACGGGCGCTTGCGGCTTGTCTCGGCGCTAGTTTTGGCCGTATCCAATTCACCTATGACTTGATGCCGGCGGATGTCACAGGAACGTCGGTATACCGTCAGCACACCGGCACATTCGAATTTCGCCCGGGGCCGATTATGTCCAACTTGGTATTGGGCGATGAACTTAACCGGGCTTCCCCGCGGACACAATCGGCGCTGCTGGAAGCGATGGAGGAAGGACGGGTAACCGTCGATGGCCACACCTATCCGCTGCCGCGGCCGTTTTTGCTTTTGGCCACCCAGAACCCGCTGCAGTTCGAAGGAACTTACCGGCTGCCTGAAGCGCAGCTGGATCGTTTCCTGATGCGGATTCAGCTCGGATACCCGGAGCCGCAGCAGGAAATCGAGCTTTTATCGCGCATGCAGGGGGGACATCCCTTGGAGCGGCTGAAGCCTGTCATGCTGGCCGAGGAAATGGTGCGGATGCAGCGGGAGGTCAAAGGCGTATTTGTGGATGATTCCATCAAGCTGATGCTGGTTCAAGCCGCAGATGCTTCAAGGCGTCATGCCAAAGTACAGCTCGGCATCAGTCCGCGCGGCACGCTCGCCTGGATGCAGGCCTCGCAGGCAGCCGCTTATATGGCGGGCCGTTCCTATGTGATCCCGGATGACGTGAAGATAACGGCCGTGCCTGTGCTGGCACACCGGCTGCTGCTTAGCCACGAGGCGGTTCTCGCTGGAACAAAAAATGAGGACGTTGTACTGGAACTGTTAGCAGCGATCACGATTCCCCTTGCGTCCCGAAAAGGAGCCAAACCATGA
- a CDS encoding polysaccharide deacetylase, whose amino-acid sequence MVNRELPGTKRGFCRMLALFMLMFFSFSGQQAFGEQIPSTNAEAPVYEASRQQNEPLYASSSSKVKPEAAAAPKTVFLTFDDGPSALTCKVLDILKKNNIHATFFVLGEQVKRYPEVLQRIYEEGHAIGNHSYNHNYTELYSGFPVFWNQIKKTEEEVNRITGFRPQLVRAPGGTAGHFDDTYFRLMKLGGYIVTDWNVDSGDSKRRGVPESEIIKGAETPVKSDRVVLLMHDGSGHGESVKALPQIIAWYKSKGYQFGVLSPNDEPIQFKVNDKARSLKRNAPSEAWVQSHVAGNAALFADGKPLRLEVGPQETTLGPGEYLYENGRYLVPVRTVAARLGGTAAWNATTQTAGVALLAGTNKTLQIDMRSGSLSIRSPGKEQSARSTSIRVFNDAVWIPLRDLFDGAGYTHIVASENNKEKRVKVF is encoded by the coding sequence ATGGTTAACAGGGAATTGCCAGGTACAAAAAGAGGGTTTTGCCGCATGCTCGCTTTATTCATGTTGATGTTTTTTTCGTTTTCAGGACAACAAGCGTTCGGGGAGCAAATCCCGTCTACAAATGCAGAAGCACCGGTATACGAGGCAAGCCGGCAGCAAAACGAACCGCTTTATGCATCGTCATCTTCTAAAGTTAAACCGGAAGCCGCGGCGGCTCCAAAAACAGTCTTCCTTACGTTTGACGATGGACCCAGCGCATTAACCTGCAAAGTTCTCGATATTTTGAAAAAAAATAATATTCATGCGACCTTTTTCGTTCTGGGCGAGCAGGTGAAGCGATATCCCGAGGTGCTGCAGCGCATTTACGAAGAAGGACATGCCATAGGCAATCACTCGTACAATCACAATTATACAGAACTTTATAGCGGATTTCCTGTGTTCTGGAACCAGATCAAAAAGACGGAAGAAGAGGTCAACCGGATTACCGGTTTCCGTCCGCAGCTGGTCAGAGCTCCCGGAGGAACGGCAGGACATTTTGATGATACATATTTTCGCCTGATGAAGCTGGGCGGATACATTGTGACGGATTGGAATGTGGATAGCGGCGACTCGAAGCGGCGCGGAGTACCCGAGTCTGAAATTATAAAAGGGGCCGAAACGCCGGTAAAGTCGGATCGGGTCGTGCTGCTGATGCATGATGGCAGCGGACATGGCGAAAGCGTTAAGGCTCTGCCGCAAATCATCGCATGGTACAAGAGCAAGGGATATCAATTTGGGGTTCTTTCGCCGAATGATGAGCCCATTCAGTTCAAAGTCAATGACAAGGCGAGATCGCTAAAGCGAAATGCGCCAAGCGAAGCATGGGTTCAATCGCATGTGGCAGGCAACGCGGCTTTATTTGCTGACGGCAAACCGCTGCGGCTGGAAGTGGGGCCGCAGGAAACGACGCTAGGGCCGGGTGAATACTTGTATGAGAATGGGCGGTACCTGGTTCCGGTGCGCACTGTGGCGGCAAGACTCGGCGGCACGGCCGCCTGGAATGCCACAACGCAGACGGCGGGAGTTGCGCTGCTGGCGGGGACGAACAAGACGCTGCAAATTGACATGAGATCGGGATCGCTGAGCATCAGGTCCCCGGGCAAGGAGCAGTCCGCGCGATCTACGTCCATCCGGGTGTTCAATGATGCGGTCTGGATTCCGCTTCGCGATCTTTTTGACGGTGCGGGTTATACGCATATCGTGGCCTCCGAAAACAACAAGGAGAAAAGAGTTAAGGTATTCTGA
- a CDS encoding DedA family protein, which produces MELLKWIQVLFEDYGYIVLFLGLVLEFIALPFPGETTMAYAGYLSYMGKLNFGWLLVIAFLGTTIGITITYFVGLKAGLPFIRRYGKWVLLSENKIERAQKWFNKYGQSLVFIGYFIPGVRHFTGYFSGIIAVPFRKFALYAYSGALVWVIVFVGVGKFFGPQWNYAFHLVEKYSIWVIAAIIALVIALIIYRCRKSISAMFSKLKRKSKAEPLSKDVIK; this is translated from the coding sequence TTGGAACTGCTAAAGTGGATACAAGTATTATTTGAGGATTACGGTTATATTGTTTTGTTTCTTGGGCTGGTGCTGGAGTTTATCGCCCTTCCGTTCCCCGGCGAAACGACAATGGCGTATGCGGGGTACCTCTCTTATATGGGCAAACTTAATTTCGGCTGGCTGCTTGTGATTGCATTCCTGGGCACAACGATCGGGATTACGATCACGTATTTCGTCGGCCTAAAAGCAGGTCTTCCTTTTATACGGCGGTATGGCAAATGGGTGCTGCTGTCCGAAAACAAGATCGAGCGCGCGCAAAAATGGTTTAACAAATATGGACAAAGCCTGGTATTTATCGGATATTTTATTCCTGGCGTCCGGCATTTCACCGGATATTTCTCCGGAATCATCGCGGTTCCTTTCCGAAAGTTCGCCCTTTATGCTTATAGCGGCGCACTTGTATGGGTGATCGTGTTTGTCGGTGTCGGCAAGTTCTTCGGCCCCCAATGGAATTACGCCTTCCATCTGGTAGAAAAATACTCCATTTGGGTGATAGCCGCCATCATAGCGCTTGTAATCGCCCTGATCATCTATCGCTGCAGAAAATCTATTAGCGCCATGTTCAGCAAGCTCAAGCGCAAATCCAAAGCCGAACCCTTGTCAAAAGACGTGATTAAATAA